A genomic segment from Nodularia sphaerocarpa UHCC 0038 encodes:
- a CDS encoding cation:proton antiporter, with amino-acid sequence MINLTIAWVLIPLFFGLIIYLIPKFDRYIALTVAIFSTVYALQLFLTELPFTLTWLDNFGVSLMIDELSGYFILTNALVTIAVIVYCWNIGKSAFFYTQLIILHGCVNSAFISADFISLYVALEVIGIAVFLLVSYPRSDRSIWIALRYMFVSNTAMLFYLVGTVLLYQSNRSFAFTGLSTAPTEAIALIFVGLLTKGGVFISGLWSPLTNSESETPVSALLSGIVEKAGIFPLARCVLMFNEIDPILRIFAGGTIFLGTVYAITEKDTKRTLAFSTIAQLGWILAAPGVGGMYALAHGLAKSAIFFIVGNFPSRNFQELKATSIDTRLWIALLIPCLSISGCPLFIGFGAKILTLDNLLPWQTIIMNIGATGTVIVYAKFLFLPHGQETEIRHGLWTPIILLILALIATNIFYFQAYTILNVVKSLIIIAIGWLAHFLIFQRYVLTLPRVLEQFEHLIGMMSVILLSLFWLLTVR; translated from the coding sequence ATGATTAATCTTACCATTGCCTGGGTTCTCATACCGTTGTTTTTTGGGTTGATAATTTATTTGATACCCAAATTTGATCGCTACATCGCCTTAACTGTAGCTATTTTTTCAACTGTATATGCATTGCAGTTATTTTTAACTGAGTTGCCATTTACACTCACTTGGCTGGATAATTTCGGCGTTTCTCTCATGATTGATGAGTTGAGTGGCTACTTTATATTAACAAATGCTTTGGTAACGATAGCGGTCATTGTCTACTGTTGGAATATTGGTAAATCTGCTTTTTTTTATACGCAGCTAATTATATTGCATGGTTGTGTGAATTCTGCTTTTATTTCTGCGGATTTCATCAGTTTATATGTGGCTTTAGAGGTGATTGGGATCGCGGTATTTTTATTGGTATCTTACCCCAGAAGCGATCGCTCGATTTGGATAGCATTACGTTATATGTTTGTCAGTAATACCGCAATGCTGTTTTATCTAGTGGGTACGGTATTGCTGTATCAAAGTAATCGTTCGTTTGCTTTTACAGGCTTAAGCACAGCACCGACTGAGGCGATCGCCCTGATTTTTGTGGGACTATTAACCAAAGGTGGAGTCTTTATATCAGGATTGTGGTCTCCATTGACTAACTCCGAATCAGAAACACCTGTATCAGCCTTACTGTCGGGTATTGTAGAAAAAGCTGGAATCTTTCCCCTAGCTCGTTGTGTTCTGATGTTCAACGAGATTGATCCCATACTGAGAATCTTCGCTGGGGGGACAATATTTTTAGGCACAGTCTATGCCATCACAGAAAAGGATACCAAACGGACATTAGCATTTAGCACCATTGCTCAATTAGGTTGGATACTAGCTGCACCCGGTGTCGGCGGTATGTATGCACTAGCTCATGGTTTGGCTAAATCAGCGATTTTTTTCATAGTGGGTAACTTCCCTAGCCGTAACTTTCAGGAACTAAAAGCTACATCAATTGATACTCGACTTTGGATAGCTCTACTTATCCCCTGTCTCTCAATTTCTGGTTGTCCTTTATTCATTGGTTTTGGCGCGAAAATCTTGACATTGGATAATTTACTACCTTGGCAAACCATAATTATGAACATTGGCGCTACAGGGACAGTAATTGTGTATGCCAAATTTCTCTTTCTACCTCATGGACAAGAAACAGAAATCAGACATGGTTTATGGACTCCAATCATCTTATTAATCCTGGCTTTGATTGCTACAAATATCTTTTATTTCCAGGCATATACTATTCTCAATGTCGTCAAATCATTGATAATTATAGCTATTGGCTGGTTAGCGCATTTTTTAATTTTCCAACGGTATGTACTGACTTTACCCCGTGTTCTTGAGCAGTTTGAACATCTAATTGGGATGATGAGTGTAATATTACTTTCCCTCTTTTGGTTATTAACAGTTAGATGA
- a CDS encoding RNA-binding S4 domain-containing protein — protein MIKLDQFLKFMGVTSTGGQAKLMIIDGAVKVNGTVETRRGRKLVLGDKVTVEGKTFEVDLD, from the coding sequence ATGATTAAACTCGACCAATTCTTAAAGTTTATGGGTGTCACCTCAACTGGAGGACAAGCCAAACTAATGATTATTGATGGTGCTGTAAAAGTCAATGGCACAGTTGAAACCCGACGAGGACGAAAATTAGTATTAGGCGACAAAGTAACAGTAGAAGGAAAAACTTTTGAGGTTGATTTAGACTAG
- a CDS encoding ABC transporter permease yields MKRYWQVLRLFWSTAIAAEMEYRLNFLIATLSSMGNLAGSLFGLFLFYRTGYTFTGWSWSAALLVLGIFTLLQGFAATFLAPNLNRIVRHVQEGTLDFVLLKPIRSQFWLSTHTLSPWGLPDLVFGSIIIGYAGTNLGLGINNYLMSALPLLFGLAILYSLWFILGATSIWFVKIYNATEVLRGLLEAGRYPMVAYPTAYRFFFTFVVPVAFLTTIPAEAMLGRGQVNWTIGAGVLALVLFWVSSSFWRFALRFYTSASS; encoded by the coding sequence ATGAAAAGATATTGGCAAGTATTAAGGTTATTTTGGAGTACTGCGATCGCAGCTGAGATGGAGTATCGCCTCAATTTTCTCATAGCTACTCTCAGTAGTATGGGTAATCTCGCAGGCAGTCTTTTCGGACTATTCTTATTTTACCGTACTGGCTACACCTTTACCGGCTGGTCATGGTCAGCAGCTTTATTAGTTTTGGGAATCTTTACCTTATTACAAGGCTTTGCAGCCACCTTTCTCGCCCCAAACCTGAATCGCATTGTTCGCCACGTCCAAGAAGGGACATTAGATTTTGTCCTACTTAAACCTATCCGCAGTCAATTTTGGCTTTCTACCCATACTTTGTCACCTTGGGGACTACCAGATTTAGTTTTTGGCAGTATTATCATTGGTTACGCAGGTACAAACCTCGGTTTGGGAATCAATAATTACCTGATGAGTGCATTGCCGTTATTATTCGGCTTGGCAATCCTTTATAGCTTGTGGTTTATCCTGGGTGCAACTAGCATTTGGTTTGTAAAAATATACAACGCCACAGAAGTTTTACGAGGTTTGTTAGAAGCTGGCAGATACCCTATGGTAGCCTATCCCACCGCTTACCGCTTTTTCTTTACCTTTGTAGTTCCAGTGGCATTTTTAACAACTATACCAGCAGAAGCGATGCTGGGTCGGGGTCAAGTTAATTGGACAATAGGTGCTGGAGTTTTAGCTTTGGTACTGTTTTGGGTTTCCAGTAGTTTTTGGCGGTTTGCGTTGCGTTTTTATACAAGTGCTTCGAGTTAA
- a CDS encoding Uma2 family endonuclease, with product MLLELKQIIVKPGQEMLLQDISWQQLENILSEMGEKRAARISYSDGWLEIMVPLPEHEKDKEYIGDLVKTLLDKLSIDFEPFGSTTLKNERMLQAVEPDTCFYIKNQAAVIGKNRLDLIVDPPPDLAIEIDITSRTRFDNYEILGVAELWRYTKEGLEISVLQEGKYIKALSSPNFPNIPIVKLINEYVQQCLTIGRSQAMRNFKTWVNSNL from the coding sequence ATGCTTTTAGAACTAAAACAGATTATCGTCAAACCAGGACAAGAAATGTTGCTACAAGATATTAGTTGGCAGCAGTTAGAAAATATTTTGTCAGAAATGGGAGAAAAACGTGCAGCACGTATTTCTTATAGTGATGGTTGGCTAGAAATTATGGTTCCTTTACCTGAACACGAAAAGGATAAAGAATATATTGGTGATTTAGTTAAAACCTTGCTAGATAAACTTTCAATTGATTTTGAACCTTTTGGTTCTACCACACTAAAAAATGAACGAATGCTGCAAGCTGTGGAACCAGACACTTGTTTTTATATTAAAAACCAAGCTGCTGTAATTGGTAAAAATCGTCTTGATTTAATTGTAGACCCACCACCAGATTTAGCCATTGAAATTGATATTACTTCCCGGACTCGATTTGATAACTATGAGATTTTGGGAGTTGCTGAACTTTGGCGATATACAAAAGAAGGTTTAGAAATTTCTGTGCTACAGGAAGGAAAATATATAAAAGCGCTATCTAGTCCTAATTTTCCTAATATCCCGATTGTGAAATTAATTAATGAGTATGTTCAGCAATGTTTAACTATTGGCAGAAGTCAAGCTATGCGTAATTTCAAAACTTGGGTCAACAGTAATTTATAA
- a CDS encoding pyridoxine 5'-phosphate synthase, producing the protein MPTLGVNIDHIATIRQARRTVEPDPVAAAVLAELAGADGITVHLREDRRHIQDRDVLLLRQTVRSHLNLEMAATDEMLGIALNIKPDYVTLVPEKREEVTTEGGLDIVGQIARIGEIVDKLQSVGIPVSLFIDAQPAQIEASVKVKAQFIELHTGQYAEAKNETNRQQELAILAKGCEQAIKAGLRVNAGHGLTYWNVYPVAALPGMEELNIGHTIISRAALVGIERAVREMKQAITVNSNHNLD; encoded by the coding sequence GTGCCTACACTGGGAGTTAACATTGACCACATCGCCACCATTCGCCAAGCCCGGCGGACAGTGGAACCAGACCCCGTAGCGGCGGCGGTACTGGCAGAATTAGCGGGTGCAGATGGTATTACAGTGCATCTGCGGGAAGATCGGCGACATATTCAAGACAGAGATGTGCTATTGTTACGGCAGACAGTGCGATCGCATCTCAACTTAGAAATGGCCGCTACAGACGAAATGCTAGGAATCGCCCTCAATATTAAACCCGATTACGTGACCTTAGTCCCCGAAAAGCGGGAAGAAGTCACCACAGAAGGTGGATTAGATATTGTCGGACAAATTGCTAGAATAGGAGAGATAGTCGATAAATTGCAGAGCGTTGGTATTCCAGTTAGCTTATTTATTGACGCGCAGCCAGCACAAATTGAAGCATCTGTCAAGGTAAAAGCGCAATTTATTGAACTACACACCGGACAGTACGCTGAGGCCAAAAACGAAACCAATCGCCAGCAAGAACTAGCCATATTAGCTAAAGGGTGTGAACAAGCAATAAAAGCGGGCTTGCGCGTTAACGCAGGTCATGGACTCACCTACTGGAACGTTTATCCCGTAGCTGCACTACCAGGAATGGAAGAACTGAACATTGGTCATACCATAATCAGTCGCGCCGCATTAGTCGGAATAGAAAGAGCCGTCCGCGAAATGAAACAAGCAATCACAGTGAACAGTAATCATAATTTAGACTGA
- a CDS encoding ester cyclase, protein MTSTESNSLPLWVQHRDKVLEQSTDIEWRYGKFPDYTRSNENLAKESTRNHPQGSLEAIVQNLVRTFDVEANFKTNPQQWISVVNEKFRMSTNGGPSYTISDLVESGTYKLLIGNTQHYKAAEENFETSTSLFHTAFPEGFMWEVLEVFSAPPTVAFKWRHWGHFKGAYKNNAPTGETIEVIGMSVVHVTEDLKILSLEHYYDNTKFLEKLTARGQQQTGQQKQKQPNFWSFFQQLWNWQEKPRTGEAKTSACPFSAFMR, encoded by the coding sequence ATGACCTCAACAGAATCTAACAGCCTCCCCCTTTGGGTACAGCACAGAGATAAAGTACTAGAACAGAGTACTGATATCGAATGGCGGTATGGCAAGTTTCCCGATTATACCCGTTCCAACGAAAACCTGGCTAAAGAAAGTACACGAAATCATCCTCAAGGTTCACTAGAAGCCATAGTGCAGAACTTAGTGAGAACCTTTGATGTAGAAGCGAACTTCAAAACCAACCCCCAGCAATGGATATCGGTTGTAAATGAAAAGTTCCGCATGAGTACTAATGGAGGTCCGAGCTACACAATATCAGACTTAGTTGAATCCGGGACTTACAAACTCTTAATTGGGAATACCCAACATTACAAAGCTGCTGAGGAAAACTTTGAAACATCCACAAGCCTATTCCACACAGCATTTCCAGAAGGATTTATGTGGGAAGTGCTAGAAGTCTTCTCAGCCCCCCCCACCGTGGCCTTTAAGTGGCGACATTGGGGACATTTTAAAGGCGCATACAAAAACAACGCCCCCACAGGAGAGACAATAGAAGTGATTGGCATGAGCGTTGTCCATGTCACCGAGGACTTGAAAATCCTTTCCTTGGAACACTACTATGACAACACCAAGTTTTTAGAGAAGCTGACAGCAAGGGGACAACAACAAACTGGGCAACAAAAGCAGAAACAACCAAATTTTTGGAGTTTTTTCCAACAATTATGGAATTGGCAAGAAAAACCCAGAACAGGCGAAGCAAAAACCAGTGCTTGTCCTTTTAGTGCTTTCATGAGGTAA
- a CDS encoding MgPME-cyclase complex family protein, translating into MKTYYYALASQQFLIQEEPTAEVLKERTRHYHEQEKEIDFWLVKQPAFLESPEMAQVKAQCPKPAAAIISTNSQFITWLKLRLEYVITGEFQAPSQTISDPLASLTSVS; encoded by the coding sequence ATGAAAACATACTATTACGCTTTGGCAAGTCAACAATTCTTAATCCAAGAAGAACCAACCGCAGAAGTTCTGAAAGAACGCACACGTCACTACCATGAACAAGAAAAAGAAATTGATTTTTGGTTAGTGAAGCAGCCAGCTTTCTTAGAATCACCTGAAATGGCACAAGTAAAAGCGCAGTGTCCTAAACCAGCAGCCGCCATTATTTCCACCAATTCCCAATTTATTACCTGGCTAAAACTGCGATTAGAGTATGTAATTACAGGAGAATTTCAGGCTCCTTCCCAGACAATATCAGATCCTCTAGCATCCCTCACATCAGTGTCTTAA
- a CDS encoding divergent PAP2 family protein, which produces MQDIGNILDNRVLLVALVACLIAQVLKLVVEVVKHRKLNVRVLVTTGGMPSAHSALVTALAAGVGQSIGWASPEFALATVFAIIVMYDAAGVRQAAGKQARILNQMIDELFHEKPDFSQDRLKELLGHTPVQVIAGSALGITIYWLARYAY; this is translated from the coding sequence ATGCAGGACATAGGCAACATTTTAGATAACCGGGTGCTGTTGGTTGCTCTGGTAGCTTGTTTAATTGCTCAAGTATTGAAACTTGTAGTTGAAGTAGTCAAACATCGGAAACTGAATGTCCGTGTTTTAGTGACAACAGGAGGTATGCCCAGCGCCCATTCAGCTTTGGTTACAGCTCTAGCGGCTGGTGTAGGGCAAAGTATTGGTTGGGCATCGCCTGAGTTTGCTTTGGCTACGGTTTTTGCCATCATCGTCATGTACGATGCCGCCGGAGTCCGCCAAGCTGCTGGTAAGCAAGCGCGAATTCTCAATCAAATGATTGATGAATTATTCCACGAAAAACCAGACTTTAGCCAAGACCGTCTCAAGGAATTATTGGGACATACACCAGTGCAGGTGATAGCTGGTTCGGCTTTGGGTATAACCATATATTGGTTAGCTCGGTATGCTTACTAG
- the crtE gene encoding geranylgeranyl diphosphate synthase CrtE, protein MVAADNLQKIKEEATLNLTAYLKERQKLCETALDEAIPVIYPEKIYESMRYSLLAGGKRLRPILCLAACEMIGGTISMAMPTACAMEMIHTMSLIHDDLPAMDNDDYRRGRLTNHKVYGEDIAILAGDGLLAYAFEFVATQTPENVSRERVLQVIARLGKALGAAGLVGGQVVDLDSEGKTDISLETLNFIHNHKTAALLEASVVCGGVIAGASSENIQRLSRYSQNIGLAFQIIDDILDITATQEQLGKTAGKDLIAKKITYPSLWGIEESRSKAQQLVEAACKELETFGKLAQPLQALAHYITSRNH, encoded by the coding sequence ATGGTAGCAGCTGATAACCTCCAGAAAATCAAAGAGGAAGCCACCTTGAACCTAACCGCCTATCTCAAAGAGCGGCAAAAGCTTTGTGAAACTGCTTTGGATGAAGCTATTCCCGTCATTTATCCAGAAAAGATTTATGAATCCATGCGCTACTCGCTATTAGCTGGAGGTAAGCGTCTGCGCCCCATTCTCTGCCTTGCTGCCTGTGAAATGATTGGCGGCACAATTTCCATGGCCATGCCCACAGCCTGTGCTATGGAGATGATTCATACAATGTCGTTAATTCACGACGACCTGCCAGCAATGGATAATGATGATTATCGTCGTGGGAGGTTGACAAATCACAAGGTTTATGGTGAAGATATTGCAATTTTAGCTGGTGATGGATTATTGGCTTACGCTTTTGAGTTTGTTGCCACTCAAACCCCGGAAAACGTGTCGAGAGAGCGAGTTTTGCAAGTCATAGCCCGTCTCGGCAAAGCCTTGGGTGCTGCGGGCTTAGTGGGTGGTCAAGTGGTTGATTTAGACTCAGAGGGTAAGACAGATATTTCTCTAGAAACCCTGAATTTTATTCATAACCACAAAACTGCCGCCCTTTTAGAAGCTAGTGTTGTTTGTGGGGGCGTTATCGCCGGAGCATCTTCAGAAAATATCCAACGACTTTCTCGCTATTCTCAAAACATTGGTCTGGCATTTCAGATCATAGATGATATCCTGGATATCACTGCTACGCAGGAGCAATTAGGTAAGACTGCTGGTAAAGACCTAATAGCTAAAAAAATTACTTATCCCAGCCTTTGGGGAATTGAAGAATCACGCTCCAAAGCTCAACAGCTAGTGGAAGCAGCCTGTAAGGAATTGGAAACATTTGGCAAATTGGCACAACCACTCCAGGCGCTGGCTCACTATATCACCAGTCGCAATCACTAG
- the folD gene encoding bifunctional methylenetetrahydrofolate dehydrogenase/methenyltetrahydrofolate cyclohydrolase FolD: METKTAKLLDGKALAEKIHQELSAITTETQAKIGRSPGLAVLMVGDNPASAAYVRNKERACAKVGIASFGKHFPTETTQGELEEVIAALNQDERVDGILVQLPLPSHLDAVALLNKIDPDKDADGLHPVNLGRLVRGEPGLRSCTPYGVMRLLQEYEIPLQGKHAVVVGRSILVGKPMALMLLEADATVTIAHSRSLNLGKITKNADLIIAAVGRPGLITGEMVKPGSVVIDVGMNRVTDASGKSRLVGDVDWESTAGVAEYITPVPGGVGPMTVAILLQNTLASYLKKAK; the protein is encoded by the coding sequence ATGGAAACAAAAACTGCCAAACTTCTCGATGGTAAAGCTTTAGCTGAAAAAATTCATCAAGAACTTTCAGCTATAACTACAGAAACACAAGCAAAAATTGGGCGATCGCCTGGTTTAGCTGTATTAATGGTGGGGGATAACCCAGCCTCAGCTGCTTATGTACGTAACAAAGAACGAGCTTGCGCTAAAGTCGGTATTGCTTCTTTTGGCAAGCATTTTCCCACAGAAACCACCCAAGGGGAACTAGAGGAAGTCATTGCTGCACTCAACCAAGATGAACGTGTGGATGGTATTCTCGTGCAGTTACCTCTCCCTAGCCACTTGGATGCTGTAGCCCTGCTGAATAAAATCGACCCAGACAAAGATGCTGATGGACTGCATCCAGTCAACTTAGGGCGGTTAGTGCGGGGAGAACCTGGTTTACGCAGTTGTACGCCCTATGGTGTGATGCGGCTATTGCAGGAATATGAAATTCCTTTGCAGGGAAAACACGCCGTGGTGGTGGGACGCAGTATTTTAGTAGGTAAACCAATGGCCTTGATGCTACTGGAAGCTGATGCTACTGTTACCATTGCTCACTCGCGATCGCTCAACCTTGGTAAGATCACCAAGAATGCTGATCTAATCATTGCGGCTGTCGGTCGTCCAGGATTAATTACTGGCGAGATGGTAAAACCAGGCTCCGTTGTGATAGATGTGGGGATGAATCGTGTAACAGATGCCAGTGGCAAAAGTCGCTTAGTCGGCGATGTTGACTGGGAATCAACTGCTGGTGTAGCAGAATATATCACTCCAGTTCCTGGTGGTGTTGGTCCCATGACAGTTGCCATTTTATTGCAAAATACACTCGCCAGCTATTTGAAAAAGGCGAAGTAA
- a CDS encoding NUDIX hydrolase has translation MNDQPVHVAIAILYQEDKFLMQLRDNIPGIRYPGYWGLFGGHIELGETPDIAVKREVIEEIGYTLPSFVEFGCYADDAVVRHVFHAPLLVELNQLVLNEGWDMGLVTPEDIRQGKCYSPIADEIRPLGTIHQRIMLDFISH, from the coding sequence ATGAATGATCAACCAGTTCATGTTGCGATCGCAATTCTTTACCAAGAAGACAAGTTTCTCATGCAACTGCGAGACAATATCCCTGGTATTCGCTACCCTGGTTACTGGGGGCTATTCGGTGGACATATCGAACTTGGTGAAACTCCAGATATCGCCGTGAAGCGGGAAGTTATCGAAGAAATCGGCTATACCCTACCATCATTTGTAGAATTCGGTTGTTATGCAGATGATGCTGTTGTTCGTCACGTCTTTCATGCACCACTCCTAGTCGAATTAAACCAACTTGTTTTAAACGAAGGCTGGGACATGGGATTAGTAACACCCGAAGACATTCGCCAAGGTAAGTGTTATTCACCCATCGCCGATGAAATCCGACCTTTAGGCACTATACATCAGCGCATCATGCTGGATTTCAT